The following is a genomic window from Amycolatopsis australiensis.
CCGCCGCCGTCACCGTCGCGCGCGGGTCCGGGAGTTCGCCGCCGCAGCCGGGATCCGCGTAGCACCCCCAGGGCGCGCCCTCGCTGATGCGCGCCGTCCACAACGCGTGCAGCACCGGAAGGCCGCACTCGCCCAGCGCGTCCGCCAGTTCGTCGACGAAGCCCGCGTGCGGTGGCGGGCTGCCGGGTCTTCGCCGTCCGCCGACGACGGCCAGCGTCACGCCGGTGTGCGGCGCCAAGGTGAACCGCGGGGCGAGGGCCTGGGCCTGCCGGGCCCGGTCTTCGCGACGCGGGAGGTCGGCACGCATCACCAGGCCCAACCCGTGGCCCAGAGGGGCTCGGTGGCCGATCAGGACGACGGATCGCTCGGGCCGGAACCCGATCAGGTACGGGAGCGCGGCAAGCAGCTGCGCGGGGCTTCGGAGGTCGGCCGGCGGCCGGCCGGTCGGGGTGGCTGTGGTCATGCCTCCACAGTGGGGCAGCACGGGGCCGGATGGGGCGGTGGCGGCAAATCTGTGGATGGGCGGGGCCGATGTGGACGGATCCGGGCGGGCGCCCGCCGGGCGGCGGATTCCTGTCGGTGGGGCGGGCTATGCTGCCCGGCCCCACCGACCGGCACCGCTCAGCCGCAGTGCTCGAACCCGCTCTCGTAGGTGTTGCTGCCCACCGAGCCGCCCCACTTCACGCAGGTGGCCGCGGCGGTCTTCTTCACCGGACCGGCGTAGTAGGCGAAGCTGCCGGAATCGGTCACCCGCGTCGAGCCCTGGGCCTCCAGGAACGCCGAGACCGGGCTGGCCGTGCCGAGCGACGTGGCCTTCAGCGTGGTCACGCAGTTCGCCTTCGTCGAGGCGTTGTACAGCAGGTACGCGGTGCCGGATGAGTTCGCCAGCGCCTGCTGGTCGACGACGGAGAAGCCGTCACCGCAGACCTCTGCCGCGGAGTACGGGTTGCCACCGCAGTTGTTCTTGCTCGTGAAGTCGGTGTGCCCGTAGTACGGCACCGCGATGCCGTTCAGCTTGGCCTTCTGCACCACGCCGTTCAGCCGCTCTTCGAAGTGCAGGTGCGGGCCGGTGACCCCGCCGGTCGCGCCGGCCTTCCCGATCTCCCGGCCGCCCGCGACCGACTGCCCGACCGAAACCTCCTGGGCCGACAGGTGCGCGTACCGGGTGCGCCAGCCGCTGCCGTGGTCCACCTCGATCCACTTGCCGTAGCTCGTGCTGCCCTCGTCGGCCACCCGCGTCACCGTGCCGGACGCCGAGGCGAGCACCGGCATGCCCGTGATCCCCGACTTCTGGAAGTCGACCGAGTACTCCGGGCTGTGGCCGCTGAACGTCGCCGCGGTCACGGTGACCCCGCACTTGAACGGCACCTGGAAGTTGGGCGCGGCCGAGGCGGTCGCCTGGCCGGCGAGGGTGAGGCCGAGCGCCGGCAGCGCCGCGGCGGCGGCGAACACGGCGAGCCGTCGCAACCTGGACATGGGGGAACCTCCTGACAAACGGGACAGCTTGACACCACCCAGGGAAGCCGTCGTCGGTACATTTTCCGTACAAGCACCCGCGGAGGACCTCGACCATGACGACCGGACGGACCGGGTTCGCCCGGCGCCCCCACGGACAGGCGTACGTCCGCTGGGCGTTCATCGCGGTCCCGATGTTCGCCGCGATGCCCCGCGCGAACACGCTGGCCTGGGTCCTGATCGGGATCACCCTCGCGCTGTCGGTCCCGCTGCTGTGGCTGTACGACGCCGGCGGGCAGAAGCTGCCGCCCGTGCTGCTGCTGGCCGTGATCCTCAGCGCGGGCACGCTCTGGGCGCTGGTGCCGAACAGCTGGGCGTCGGTGACGATGTTCAGCACCACGTTCCTCGTCGTCCTCCGCCACCCGATCGTGCCGATCCTGCTCGCCGTCGCGGCCGACCTGTACTCGATCACCTGCTGGGCGGCCTTCCACGACGCCTGGGACGGCGCGCTGGCGACGTACACGATCCTGGCCGTCGTCGTGCTGCTCGGCCTCAACCGGCGGACGCGGCTGGCCCGTATCGAGCAGACCGAGCTGGCGCTCGCCCGCGCGCAGACCGCGACCGAGGAGCACGCGCGCGCCGCCGCCCTCGCCGAACGCGCCCGTATCGCCCGCGAGCTGCACGACGTCCTGGCTCATTCGCTGGCCGGGCTCTCGCTGAATCTGCAGGGCGCGCGGCTCATGCTGGTCCGCGACGGGGCGAGCCCGGACGCCGTCGCGCAGATCGAACGGGCGCAGAAGCTGGCCTCCGAAGGCCTCGCCGAGGCTCGCAAAGCCGTCGCCGCGCTGCGCGAAGACGCGGTGCCGGTCGAGCGCACGATCGCGGACCTCCTCGCGGCCTACCGCCTGGACAGCGGCGCCCGGGCGGACCTCAAGGTCGAGGGCGAGCCACGCGAGCTCGACGCGGCGGTCGGCACGGCGCTGGTCCGCGCGGTGCAGGAGGCGCTGGCCAACACGCGCAAGCACGCGGGGCAGGCCGACGTCGACGTCACGCTGGACTACCGCTCCGGGAGCGTCGCGCTGACCGTGATCGACCGGCAGGGCAGGCGCCCGCCGGACGCGCCGGCGGCAGGCTACGGTTTGCGCGGGATGAGCGAACGGGTCGCGCTGCTCGACGGGCGGTTCGAGAGCGGGCCGGGGGAGGACGGATGGCGGATTCACCTGACGGTACCGGCGTGACGCTGCGGGTCGTGCTGGCCGACGACCAGGCCGTGGTCCGTGAAGGCCTGGTGACGCTGCTCGGGCTGCTGCCCGGCGTCGAGGTGGTCGGCGCGGCCGCGGACGGGCTGGCCGCGCTCGACCTGGTCGCGCGGCACCGCCCCGACGTCGTTCTCGTCGATCTGCGGATGCCGCGCTGCGACGGCGTCGAGACCACCGAGCGGATCCGCGCCGAGCACCCGGACACCGAGGTGGTCGTGCTGACCACGTACGCCGACGACGAGTCGCTGCTGGCCGCGTTGCGGGCGGGCGCCCGCGGCTTCCTGACGAAGGACGCCGACGCGGAGGCCATCGCACGGGCCCTGCGCTCGGCGGCCGCCGGCCAGTCCACAGTGGACGGCGAGCTGCAGCGGCGGCTCGTCGAGGCCGCCACCCGGAGCACGCCCAAGCGGGTCAAGGAGATCGAAGGCCTGACGGCGCGCGAGATCGAGGTACTGCGGCTGATCGCGGCGGGGCTGTCGAACACCGAGATCGCGCGGACGCTCGTCGTCAGCGAGGCGACGGTGAAGACCCACGTGAACCACCTGTTCACGAAGGCCGGGCTGCGGGATCGCGCGCAGGCGGTCGCCTTCGCCTACCGGGCGGGCATCGCGGACTGAGGGGTTCACAGCAGCCGCTGCGTGAAGCCGGCCGCGGCCAGGCGGCCGAACGCCCGCTCCACCCCGGCCGGGACCGGTTGCGGGATCGCGAACCCTCGCGCCGCGTATTCCGTGATCCGTTGCGTCTCCCCCACCAGCATGCTGACCACGCGGGTCGCGTCCTCGACACCGTCCAGGTAGTCCTCCAGCGAAACCCTCTTCGACGCGCAGACGATCTCGACGCCCGGCCAAAGCCGCTTCGCCGTCGCGTACGCGCGTCGCTGCTGGTACGGGCGCGACACCAGGGTCACCGAGCGGACCGGGATCCCGCGCTCGGCCAGCAGGCGCCGGGTGAACGCGATGTTGTCGCCGGTGTTGCGGGCTTCCGGCTCGACCAGGATCACGTCGTCGGGCACGCCGCGCTCCAGGGCGATCTCGCGGTAGTGGACCGCTTCGCCGCGTGGAAAGCGGTCCACCGTCGTCGGGGCGTTGGCGCCCGTGAAGACGATCAGCGGGAACCGCCCGGCGTGGTACAGCTCCGCCGTGTGGACGGCCACGCCGGGCTCCCGGCTGCCGAGCCCGACGCCGACGTCGGAACGCCGCGGCTCGTGCCGCAGGTCGTGGTAGTCCCACAACGTCCGGACGTCGGCGTGCAGGTGCTCCGGCAGCATCAGCCGAACGCGGCTCGCAGCGCCGGCTTGCCGCCCGTGACCGGGAGCGTCACCGACGTCTTCGTCAGGTTGAGCGCCAGCCCCGCGCCCGGCTTCGGCCGCAGCGTGTAGTCGTGGTCGCTGGAGGCCAGCAGGAACTCCAGCCGGTGACCCGCCGCCAGGATGTAGTCCTTCGGCATCAGCTCGACGCCGATCCGGTAGGTCTTTCCGGGCGTGATCGGCTCTGTCCGGGCCGGTGACGTGCGGTTCTGCGGGTCGGTCCAGCCGCGGCTGATCACGTGCGACGTGCCGTCGGGGGCGCGGTCGAGCAGGATCGCCGAGACGTTCGCCGCCGGCCGGTCGAACGCCAGCGCGAGGTCGGCGCGCGCGGCGCCGGAGAGGCGTACGGGCTGCTTCGCCGCCGAAGTCGCGTACAGCAGGCGGTTCCCGGACGACGCGAGGCCGGCCAGCTGCTCGATCGTCTTCGACGAGTCGTCGGCGAGAGTCTCGACGGCGGCCGTGCCCGGCACGGGGCTGCGGGTGTCGATGGCGCCCTTCGCGCGGCCGCCCGGCCACGGGTAGACGCGTACGTCGGACGTGCCCGGCGCGGGCCAGTCGGCCTCGTCGGTCCACGACAGGTCCTCGCGCTGGATCGTCGCCTTCGGCTCGTTCTGGATGCCGTTGTCGATGCCGTAGAGGTAGTGCGACATCCACTTGTTCAGCGTCGCGAGCCAGACGTCGCGGCGCAGCGAGTACGGGTCCGCGTGCCCGGACTGGTGCAGCCAGATCTTGTGCTCGACGCCGTGCGCCTTCAGCGCTTCGTACCACTCGGCGACCTGGTCGGTCTTGACGTTCCAGTCGTTGAGGCCGTGCACCGCGAGCACCGACGCGTGCACCTTGGCGACGTCGTTGCGGTAGTTGCGGACGTCCCAGAACGGCGTGTAGTCGCCGGTCACGCGATCCTGGTCGCGGGTCAGCCCGTCGATCACCGGGCGGCAGATCTGCCGGTCCTCGCGGGTGTAGACGTATTCGGCGAGCACGTCGGCGTCCTCGCCCTGGAACCCGCCGGCCGCGACCACGGCGCCATCGTTGCGGTAGTACTCGTACCAGCTTGAGATGGCCGCGATCGGCACGATCGTCTCGAGGCCTTCGACGCCGGTGCTCGCGACGGCGTTCGGCAGCGTGCCGTTGTAGGACACGCCCATCATGCCGGTCTTGCCGGTGCTCCAGTCCGCCTTCGCCGCGGCGCCGGTCGCGTCCTTCGCGGAGGTGCGGCCGTTGAGCCAGTCGACGACCGAGCGCGCGCCGATCGTCTCGTTGACGTCGCCGGTGGTCGGGCAGCCGGTGGACAGGCCGGTGCCGAGCGACTCGCCGTACACGACGGCGAAGCCACGGGCGGTGAAGTAGTCCTGGTAGCGCCAGGTGATCGGGGTGGCCGGGCCGACGCCGTGCGCGGCGACGCGCGGGCCTTCCGGCCCGCGGGCGTACCCGGGGGCGTACAGCTCGACGTCGACGTCGTGGTTGGCGACGTCGTTGCCGCCGGCGTAGTACGGGCTGGCCTGGTAGACGACCGGCACCTTGAGGCCCTGCTGCGTCGCGCGCGGGCGCACGACCTGGGCGTGCACGAGGTCGTCGCGGCCGTCGTGGTCGCTGTCGACGGGCGCGGTGACCCAGATGTCCTCGCGGATGACGTCGGCGGGGTCGAACACCGGCTGGGCCTGGCCGCCGGTGAAGACGGGCGCGGGCGGCGCGGCTTCGGCCGTGCCCACGGTCAGCGGCAAGGTCGCCAGTGCGAGGAGCAGGACTGCGGCTTTCACTCAAACCCCCAAGCCGGGCGAAGCGGACGACTGAAGACACTTCCGCTCCGGCCGCGGGAGTGTCAAGAGACTAACGTCGGGGGCATGCCGACCGTGGAAGCGCCGATCGCCGCCGTGACCGTCTACCCGCAGCAGGCCCGGATCACCCGCCGGGCCAAGGCCTCGCTGGACGGCGGGCCGCGCCTGACGTTCGCCGGGCTCCCCCTGTCGCTCGACCCTGGCTCGGTGCGCGTCACCGGCACGGGCCCGGCGCTGATCGCGGGAGTCGACGTACGCACCGAGCGGCACGCTTCGCCGGCCGACGCCGCGCTTCGGGCACTGATCGAGCAACGTCGCGTGGACCAGGCAACGCTCGACGGCGTCGTGGACGACGAAGCGGCCGAAGCGATGAAGGTCGACTTGCTGACTTCGCTCGCGAAGCGCAGCGGCGGCAGCTTCGCGAAGGCGCTGGCGGCGGGGACGGCGGAACCTTCGCGCGTCGCCGAGGTGACGGACGCGCTGAGCGCGCGGCTGGCCGCCGCGTTGAAGGCCCGGCGGGTCCTGACCGAGCGCATCGCCCGGCTTCGCGAGGACCTCGCCGCGCTCGACCGCCGGATCGAGACGCACAGCGCCCAGTCCGAACAGGACAGTACGTCGGTGGTCGTGGAGCTGGAGATCGCGGACCCGGCGGGATCGGCGGAGCTGGAACTGTCCTATGTGGTCCCCGGCGCGAGCTGGGAGCCGGGCTACGACATCCGCGTCCGCGGGACGGACGTGACGGTGGTGTCGTACGGCCTGGTCAGCCAGCACACGGGCGAGGACTGGCCGGAGTGCGAGCTGGCGCTGTCGACGGCCCGGCCGGCGGTTTCGGTGGTGGTGCCGGAGCTTTCGCCGTGGTACCTCGACCGCGTGCACCCGGTTCCGGCGGCACCCGCGGGTGCGTACGGTGGATCGGGCGGCGGCATTCCCGAGGGGAGGCACTACATGGCGGCGTCCGTGGCGATGGCGCCGAAGTTCGCCTCGGTGGAGCAGGGCACGACGGCGGTCACGTACCGTCCGTCACGTCCGGTGGCGGTGCCTTCGGGGGCGCAGGGACACCGGACGACGTTGGCACAGCTGGATCTCACGGCTTCACTGGGGTATGTGACGGCGCCGGTGCTGGCGGAGGAGGCGTATCTGCGGGCCACGGTGGCGAACACGTCTTCGCAGGCGTTGCGGCCGGGGCGGGCTTCGGTGTTCCACGACGCGGAGTTCGTCGGGACGACGGTGCTCGAAGCGTGGGCTCCCGGGGAGGAATTGGAGCTGGCTTTGGGCGTCGACGACCGGATCCGGATCGAGCGCGAACTGGTGCGGCGCACGGCCTCGAAGGCGGCTCTGTCGGGGCAGAAACGGCGTGAGGCGGAGTATCGCATTTCCGTCGGCAACCATGGGCCGCGTTCCGCGGAGGTGACGGTGGTGGACCAGGCACCGGTGTCCCGCGACGACGCGATCACGGTGAAGGACGTGAAGACGTCACCGGAGCCGGCGGAGACGTCGGCGCTGGGCGAGTACACGTGGAAGCTGACGCTGGCCCCGGGCGAGACGAAGACGGTGACGCTGTCGTACCGGGTGGATGTCGCGAAGGGCGTGGAACTGTCCGGCTGGCGGGAGTGAGCTCAGGCGCTTCACCGGTCTCTCGCCGAGAATCGGATCGAACGAGAGTCGGCACCCCATGATCTGGTGGGGGCAGGTCTCCTGCGCGTCACCCGCACCCCCGTGCTCGAAACCGGAGGCCTCGGAGCGGCTTGTCCTGATCATCTCGGGATCTACGATGGCCGTTTCCCTCTTGTCCGTGACCGTCGCCATCCTCGTCTCGTCAGCACAATTTGCCCCAACGGCATACGACCGGCCCTCAGCCATGAGTCCCCTCGCAGTGAGCCGACCCACAGCTGAGGCCGATCCGCGCCCGTGTCAGCCCTGGGCGATGTACGCCTGCAGCTGTTCCTGGCTCTGCTCCAGCTGCTCCATCCGGTTCTTCACCACATCCCCGATGGACACGATGCCCGCCAGGCGGCCGCCCGACAGGACCGGTACGTGCCTGATGCGCCTCTCCGTCATCAGGATCGACAGCTGGTCCACCGAATCCTCCGGGCCGCAGCTGGCCACCAGCTTCGTCATGATCTCCGACACCGGGCCCTCCAGCAGCGCGGGGCCGTGTTCGTGGAGCTTGCGGACCACGTCGCGTTCCGAGACGATTCCCGCTATCGACCCGTCCGGGTTCACCACCACCATCGCGCCCACGTTGTGTTCGGCCAGGCCGGCCAGCAGCGTGGTCACCGTCGTCTCCGGGGTGACCGTCGCGACCGCCGACCCCTTCTTGCGCAGCAGATCCGCAATCCGCATGGCGATCCTTCCCGTCGGTGAGCTGGATCACCACAGGTTAAGGGCACACCGACCGGGGCGAAAGTCCGGCAAACGGGGCGTCTTCGTGATATTCGAACCGATTCAGCCGAGACGTTCGGCCAGGCCGTCCAGTGCCGATCGGATGCCTGCCGCGTAGTCGTCGTCGCCCAGGGCGGCCAGGCGGGACTTCGCCAGCGCCAGCTGCTCGCGGGCCTCCTCGAGCCGGCCCAGCTTGCGGTAGTCCTCGCCCAGGTTCAGGTGCAGCGACGGGTAGAAGCCGCGCACCGCCAGCGACGAGTGGTGCTCCTGGACGCGCGAGTCGGTCAGCGAGTCCGCCGCCGCCAGTGCCCGCAGGTCCCACTCCAGTTCCTCCGCCGGGTCGTCGCAGACGTCGGCCATGTGGTGCGCCAGCGCGACGCGGTGCAGCGGGTCGCCGTCCGGGCCGATCGACTCCCACAGCCGCGCGAAGGTCGCGTACGCGCCGGCGCGGTCGCCGCCGATGTGCTGCCGCAGGCCGGCGTCGATCGCCACCAGCACGTCGTCGGTCATGCCACTCCTTCGTCCACCAGCTCGCGCAGCCGGGCCAGCCCCGGCTCGATCCGCTCCACCGCGACCGCACCGTAACCGAACACCAGCCCGTGCCGCCGCTCCCCCACCGCGAAGTCCCCCAGCGAGTACAGCCGCACGCCCCGGCGGCGTGCCGCGCGGACCAGCGGGCCCGCGTCGGCCGGCGAAACCGCGCTCAGGTGCAGGCCCGCGGAGGACGGCAACGGCGTCAGGAAGTCCGCGAACGACGTCGCCAGCGACGCCGACAGCAGCTCGTGCCGCGCCCGGTAGACCTTCCGCATCCGCCGGACGTGCCGGGCGAACCCGCCCTCCGCCATGAACGCCGCCAGCGCCGCCTGCTCGACGTTCGGCGCGTGCCAGTCGGTCAGGTACCGGGCCTTCACCAGCGCGGGCACCAGCGACGGCGGCGCGACGAGGAAACCCAGCCGCAACGCCGGCGACAGCACCTTCGAAAACGAGCCGACGTACACGACCCGGCCGCGCGAATCCAAGCTGTGCAACGGTTCCAGGGGCCGTCCGGTGTAGCGGAACTCGCTGTCGTAGTCGTCCTCGACGAGCACGGCGTCGTGCCGCCCGGCCCAGTCGAGCAGTTCGAGACGCCGGTCCAGCGACATCGACAGCCCCAGCGGGTACTGGTGCGACGGCGTCACGTACACCAGCCGCGTGCCCGCCGGGATGGCGTCGACGACGATGCCCTCGGCGTCCACCGGCACCGGCGCGACCCGGACCCCGCGCGCGCCGAGCACCAGCCGCGGCGGCGGGTAGCCGGGGTCCTCGACGGCGGCCACGTCGCCCGGGCGCAGCACCACCCGGCCGACCAGGTCCGTCGTCTGCTGGGCCCCGGCCGTGACGACGACCTGCTCCGGGCTCGCCCGGACGTCACGCGCCACTCCGACGTGCCGGGCGATCTCGGCGCGCAGGCCGGCGTGCCCCTGCGGGTCGCCGTAGGTCATCAGGTCGGCTTGCCCGGCGCGCAGCCGCTGGGTGACGAGCCGCCGCCAGGTGTCGAACGGGAACCGCGTGAGGTCCGGGACGCCGGGCCGGAAGTCGAACTCCGGTGCCGGGGCGAACGGCGCGGGCGGCGCCGGGACGGCGTCCCACTCCGGCAGCGGGCGCACGCCCGACACGGACGACGGCCGCGGGCGGCTCGCCGGCGAGGCCGTGACGAAGGTGCCCGCGCCGACGCGCCCGGCGAGGAACCCCTCGGCGGTGAGCCGGTCGTAGGCCGCGCTGACCGTCGTCCGCGAGACCGCCAGCCGCTGCGCCAGCTCGCGCGTCGGCGGCAACGCCTCGCCGGACCGGATCCGGCCGTCGAGGATCGCCGCGCGCAGCTGCCGGTAGATCGCGTCGCGGTGGCCGCGCGTCCCGGTCAGGTCGATGTGGACGTCCACGGGACCGACTCTAGATTGGCCCACGAAGGTCGGCACGGATTTGGCACTGTTCGTGGTCCGCTCCCCCGCCTAACGTGCCGGGCATGGATCTCCGCGAACTCGACCGCCGCAGCCTGCTCGTCCTCGACAAGATCGTCGCCGCCGCCACGCCCGCCGACCTGGCCCGCCCGACGCCGTGCGCCGGCTGGACCCTGGCCGACCTGCTCCGCCACCAGGTCAGCGAGAACCACGCCTTCGCCACCGCGGCCCGCGAGGGCTCGGCCCCCGACTGGGACGCCGGCGAACTCGGCGACGACCCCTGCGCCGCGTACCGGGCCTCGGTCGACGACTTCCTGGACGCCATGGCCGACGACGCCGTGCTGGAGCGGCAGCTGACCATCAACCACTTCGGCACGTTCCCCGGCACGGTCGCCGCGCACATGCACCTCGTCGACACCGTCGCGCACGGCTGGGACCTGGCCCGCACGCTCGGCCTGCCCTACGAGCCGGACGCCGAAGCCGTCCACGCCGCCCTGCAGCTGGCCGAGCGCATCCCGGACGAGGGCCGCGAAATCAACGGGAGCTTCGCCCACAGCGTCGAGGTCCCGGCGGACGCGAGCGAGCTGGACCGGTTCCTCGCCCTCCTCGGCCGCGATCCCGCGTGGAAGCTCAGCTGACGTCGGCGACCGGCGCGCTCCACGTGTCGCACGCCTTCGTGGTCTTGCCCTCGTAACCGGCCTTCGCCCACGACAGCTGGTGCTCGCGCGAGCCGTGGGTGTCGCTGTCGTTGGCGCGGCCGTAGTCGGCGACGGCGGCGTTCGCCAGTGACCGGCTGACCGAGCCCGAGCCGGCGACCGCGGCCAGGAACAGCGCGCCGAAGCAGTTCGCCTGCAGCTCGATCCGGCGGACGACCTCCTTGTCGGCCGCGCTGTCCTCGTTCGGCGACGTCATCTTGTCCGCCGCCGCGGACAGGATGCCGCTCTCGCGCTGCACGTGGTGGCCGTACTCGTGGGCGATCGTGGCGATGTGCCGCGCCTTGTTAAGCCCGGCGTCGGCGAGCATCCAGTCGGTCGGGGCGTAGATCGTGGTGTCCCCGCCGCAGTAGTAGGCGACGGCCTCGTTCTCGGTCGGCGCCTTCCCGCACGCGCTGTGCTCGGGCAGCGTGACCGAGACGGTGGCGGTCAGCGTCGGCTCGTTCGCCTTCGCCAGCGCCGGGCGCCAGGACTGCTCCAGGCAGTCGACGAGCGCTCCGTAGTAGGCCTTGAGCTGCTCGGCGGCCCGGCCGAGGTCGGGCAGGGCGCAGGTGGCGGGCCCGGGCGTGATGCCCTCGGCGAGCAGCGGGTTGCGGGCCAGCTCCGGCACGGGCTTCGCGGCCGACGTCGACCCGGTGCCGCCGTACGCGCGGCCGGTGTCGACGCCCTGCGCGACGAGCGCGTGGCCGTCGACGCGGTGCGGGATGGTGGCCGCGATCAGCGAGATGGCCAGCACGACGACGAGGACCCCGGCGACGGCGCCCCAGAGCCGGCTGCGCGGCGGGGCGATCGGGACCGGCGGCGCGGCGGCCCAGCTGGGCGCCCAGGGGTTCGGCTCGGGCGCCCACGCGGGTTCCGGGCTCCGGGACACCACTGCGGATGCCGGTGGCGACCCGGGAAAACCGGACTCGGCGTCGTCGTTCACGTTCTCCCCCTGCTCGGTGGCACCAGCATACGGACCGGCCCGCGGGCCCGGATCACGAAACGAAAACGCCACCCGGTGGCCGCCGGGGCGGCCCTCGGGCAAGACTGGGGGCATGAGTGTGGAGGACCCGTACCTGTGGCTGGAAGACGTGACCGGCGAGGCGGCGCTGAGCTGGGTGCGCGCCCGCAACGACGAGACCCTGGCCGAGCTGACCCGCGGCGCGCGCTTCGCCGAGCTGCGCGACGAGCTGCGTGAAGTGCTCGACGCCGACGACCGGATCCCGTACGTCCGCCGCCGCGGCCGGTACTTCTACAACTTCTGGCAGGACGCGACCCACCCCCGCGGCCTGTGGCGCCGCACGACGCTGGAGTCCTACCGGCAGGCCGAGCCCGAGTGGGAGCTGCTGCTCGACGTCGACGCGCTGGCCGAGGCCGAGGGCGAGAACTGGGTCTGGCAGGGCGCGACCGTGCTGCGGCCGGACTACCGCCGGGGCCTGGTCGAGCTCTCCCGCGGCGGCGCGGACGCGACCGTCGTGCGCGAGTTCGACCTCGACGCGCACGAGTTCGTCGAGGACGGCTTCACCGTGCCGGAGGCGAAGACGCGCATCGGCTGGATCGACGAGGACCGCGTCTACATCGGCACCGACTTCGGCCCGGGTTCGCTGACCAGCTCGGGCTACCCGCGGCTGGCCAAGGAGTGGCGCCGCGGCACGCCGCTCGAGGCGGCGACCCTGGTCTACGAGGGCAAGCCCGACGACGTCTCGATCGGCGCGTCCCACGATCCGACCGAAGGCTTCGAGCGCGACTTCGTCAGCCGCGCGATCGACTTCTACCGTTCCGAGCTGTACCTGCGCACCCCGGGCGGGCTGGTCAAGATCGACGTCCCCGACGACGCCAGCGCGTCCGTGCACCGCGAATGGCTGCTGGTGCGGCCGCGGACGGCGTGGACGGTCGGCGGCACCGAGCACCCGGCAGGCTCGCTGATCGCGATCCGCTTCGACGACTTCCTGGGCGGCGAGCGCACCTTCACCACGCTCTTCACGCCCGACGAGCACACGTCGCTGGACTACTGGGCCTGGACGCGCAACCACCTGCTGCTCGGCACGCTGCGCGACGTCCGCACCGAGCTGCGCACCCTCACGCCGGGCCCCGGCGGCTGGACCGACGAGCCCCTCGCGGGCGGCCCCGAGTTCGGCAGCGCGGACATCTTCGACACCGACCCCGACGTCAGCGACGAGTACCTGATCGACTCCAGCGGCTTCCTGCAGCCGTCGACGCTGAGCTACGGCCACGTCGGCGGAGACGTCGAAGTGCTGAAGCAGGCTCCGGCGTTCTTCGACGCTTCGGGCATGAGCGTCGCGCAGTACTTCGCGACGTCGGAGGACGGCACGAAGATCCCGTACTTCGTCGTGCGGCCCTCCGGTCCCGAAGGCGGCCCGACGCTGCTCACCGGCTATGGCGGCTTCGAGGTGTCGCTGACGCCGTCCTACAGCGGGATGATCGGCCGCGGCTGGCTCGCGCGCGGCGGCACGTACGTCGTCGCGAACATCCGCGGCGGCGGCGAATACGGGCCCGGCTGGCACACGCAGGCGATCAAGGCCGAGCGCCACCGCGTGTACGAGGACTTCGCGGCCGTCGCCGCCGATCTGGTCGAGCGCGGCATCACGACGCCGGACAAGCTCGGCATCCAGGGCGGCAGCAACGGCGGGCTGCTGATGGGCGTCATGCTGACGCGCTACCCGGAGCGGTTCGGCGCGATCGTCAGCCAGGTGCCGCTGCTGGACATGCGCCGCTACCACCTGCTGCT
Proteins encoded in this region:
- a CDS encoding CBS domain-containing protein, coding for MRIADLLRKKGSAVATVTPETTVTTLLAGLAEHNVGAMVVVNPDGSIAGIVSERDVVRKLHEHGPALLEGPVSEIMTKLVASCGPEDSVDQLSILMTERRIRHVPVLSGGRLAGIVSIGDVVKNRMEQLEQSQEQLQAYIAQG
- a CDS encoding PLP-dependent aminotransferase family protein produces the protein MDVHIDLTGTRGHRDAIYRQLRAAILDGRIRSGEALPPTRELAQRLAVSRTTVSAAYDRLTAEGFLAGRVGAGTFVTASPASRPRPSSVSGVRPLPEWDAVPAPPAPFAPAPEFDFRPGVPDLTRFPFDTWRRLVTQRLRAGQADLMTYGDPQGHAGLRAEIARHVGVARDVRASPEQVVVTAGAQQTTDLVGRVVLRPGDVAAVEDPGYPPPRLVLGARGVRVAPVPVDAEGIVVDAIPAGTRLVYVTPSHQYPLGLSMSLDRRLELLDWAGRHDAVLVEDDYDSEFRYTGRPLEPLHSLDSRGRVVYVGSFSKVLSPALRLGFLVAPPSLVPALVKARYLTDWHAPNVEQAALAAFMAEGGFARHVRRMRKVYRARHELLSASLATSFADFLTPLPSSAGLHLSAVSPADAGPLVRAARRRGVRLYSLGDFAVGERRHGLVFGYGAVAVERIEPGLARLRELVDEGVA
- a CDS encoding TIGR03086 family metal-binding protein translates to MDLRELDRRSLLVLDKIVAAATPADLARPTPCAGWTLADLLRHQVSENHAFATAAREGSAPDWDAGELGDDPCAAYRASVDDFLDAMADDAVLERQLTINHFGTFPGTVAAHMHLVDTVAHGWDLARTLGLPYEPDAEAVHAALQLAERIPDEGREINGSFAHSVEVPADASELDRFLALLGRDPAWKLS
- a CDS encoding neutral zinc metallopeptidase, producing the protein MVSRSPEPAWAPEPNPWAPSWAAAPPVPIAPPRSRLWGAVAGVLVVVLAISLIAATIPHRVDGHALVAQGVDTGRAYGGTGSTSAAKPVPELARNPLLAEGITPGPATCALPDLGRAAEQLKAYYGALVDCLEQSWRPALAKANEPTLTATVSVTLPEHSACGKAPTENEAVAYYCGGDTTIYAPTDWMLADAGLNKARHIATIAHEYGHHVQRESGILSAAADKMTSPNEDSAADKEVVRRIELQANCFGALFLAAVAGSGSVSRSLANAAVADYGRANDSDTHGSREHQLSWAKAGYEGKTTKACDTWSAPVADVS
- a CDS encoding prolyl oligopeptidase family serine peptidase; translation: MSVEDPYLWLEDVTGEAALSWVRARNDETLAELTRGARFAELRDELREVLDADDRIPYVRRRGRYFYNFWQDATHPRGLWRRTTLESYRQAEPEWELLLDVDALAEAEGENWVWQGATVLRPDYRRGLVELSRGGADATVVREFDLDAHEFVEDGFTVPEAKTRIGWIDEDRVYIGTDFGPGSLTSSGYPRLAKEWRRGTPLEAATLVYEGKPDDVSIGASHDPTEGFERDFVSRAIDFYRSELYLRTPGGLVKIDVPDDASASVHREWLLVRPRTAWTVGGTEHPAGSLIAIRFDDFLGGERTFTTLFTPDEHTSLDYWAWTRNHLLLGTLRDVRTELRTLTPGPGGWTDEPLAGGPEFGSADIFDTDPDVSDEYLIDSSGFLQPSTLSYGHVGGDVEVLKQAPAFFDASGMSVAQYFATSEDGTKIPYFVVRPSGPEGGPTLLTGYGGFEVSLTPSYSGMIGRGWLARGGTYVVANIRGGGEYGPGWHTQAIKAERHRVYEDFAAVAADLVERGITTPDKLGIQGGSNGGLLMGVMLTRYPERFGAIVSQVPLLDMRRYHLLLAGASWMAEYGDPDEAAEWEYIAKYSPYQNVHSGRSYPPSLFVTSTRDDRVHPAHARKMVARMREQGHDVRYHENIEGGHGAAADNEQLAFKWALVFEFLWEQLTK